In the Aggregatilinea lenta genome, GAGATCGCGGCGTTCGACAACGCGCAGGGCGCTGGCGACGTGACGTTCAACCTCGACGGCACGCTGCTGGCTTCGACTGGCGGCGAGGGCGCGGTCCGCGTGTGGAGCATGGCCGACAACACGGAGAGCAGGCCGATCTTCGCCGGATACAGCACCAAAGTCAGCCTGGCGTTCAGCCCGGTCGAGCCGCTGGTTGCGCTGGGCGGCTTCCGCGAGGTCGGGCTGTGGCAGGTGCGCGAGCCGGTCCAGAACGGCGGCGTGGTAAACGTCTCCAGCGCCAACCTGCGCAGCGGCGCCGGTACCGGGTACACCGTACTCGGCGTGGCCTATGCCGGGGACGAATTGGTTATCCTGGGCACCAACGACATTGGCGACTGGTATAACATCGAGACGCTGGATGGCCTGAACGCCTGGATTGCCGGGTATCTGGTGGACACGGGCGACATCGCAGGCCGGGCGCCGCGCGAAGTCGCCACCGTGACGCTGCCCTTCGAGGGCGAGATCGTCGCCCTGGATCTGGCCTTCAGCCACGATGGGACGCGCTTCGCCAGCGCTAACCTTGACCTGACGAGCGGCGCAGGCAGCGTTACCGTGTGGAGCAAGGATCTGACGCTCATCCCCGATCCGGAATCTACCGCCGTGCCCACGCCCGATCCCGAGTCGCCGCTGACTCCGACCCTGATCGCCAGCCTGACCGTACCGGACGCGATCGCTGCGTTGACGTTTAACCGTGACGGCAGCCTGATCGCGTATGCGGATGCGGTCAACGGGGCGCTGCACCTGTGGACGGTGGGCGACGAAGAGGCAGGCATCGTCTACGAGACGCCGGTCAGTACGGTCGACTTCAGCCCGGACGGAACGTGGTTGGCCGAGGGACGCAGCGATGGCACGGTCGCGCTGTGGGCCGCGCCGGAGGAATAGCGACCGCTGGATCATTGGGGATTAGGATCGGATTTCCGTGGGGCGTATAGCGATACACCCCCTTTTTGTTTTCGGGGGCACGAGCTGCGCGTTGCCCCCATCCCCTGACCCCTTCCTTCCTTGCGGGGGAAGGGGAAAAAGACAGGCGGATCTGGCATCC is a window encoding:
- a CDS encoding WD40 repeat domain-containing protein; protein product: MRPLAIALLMLVLLIAPTGNLAYSQSSSDRPPITGDNAATLEPLIRLTDGLQAVEDVAFSADGSLLAAGGYRDCAPDAERHTCPGRVTVWNVASRDVLVTFDAHNAPVTSVDFSPTGAQLAALGEDGQIRVWELPGGDEIAAFDNAQGAGDVTFNLDGTLLASTGGEGAVRVWSMADNTESRPIFAGYSTKVSLAFSPVEPLVALGGFREVGLWQVREPVQNGGVVNVSSANLRSGAGTGYTVLGVAYAGDELVILGTNDIGDWYNIETLDGLNAWIAGYLVDTGDIAGRAPREVATVTLPFEGEIVALDLAFSHDGTRFASANLDLTSGAGSVTVWSKDLTLIPDPESTAVPTPDPESPLTPTLIASLTVPDAIAALTFNRDGSLIAYADAVNGALHLWTVGDEEAGIVYETPVSTVDFSPDGTWLAEGRSDGTVALWAAPEE